In Carya illinoinensis cultivar Pawnee chromosome 6, C.illinoinensisPawnee_v1, whole genome shotgun sequence, a single genomic region encodes these proteins:
- the LOC122313182 gene encoding CASP-like protein 5C1 — translation MDEVPGSLGTSTSFSLRLGQTIFSAASLLFMSLGVEFYSYTAFCYLVTIMGLVIPWSFTLALVDGYAVLVKCSIRQPGILLIIIVGDWVLSVLTLAAACSTVSVVDFLLQCNNGAYCPPKFCSRYQISAAMAFLSWLLSLASALFNLWLLPSL, via the exons ATGGATGAGGTACCTGGCTCTCTGGGGACCAGCACCAGCTTTTCTTTGAGATTGGGCCAGACTATCTTTTCCGCTGCCTCTCTACTTTTCATGTCTTTGGGTGTCGAATTCTACAGCTACACCGCTTTCTG CTACTTGGTAACAATCATGGGTTTGGTTATACCCTGGAGTTTCACTTTAGCCCTGGTGGATGGATACGCTGTTCTGGTTAAATGCTCTATCCGGCAGCCGGGTATACTGCTGATCATTATCGTAGGAGATTGG GTATTATCCGTTCTCACACTGGCTGCAGCTTGCTCAACAGTTAGTGTTGTGGACTTTCTCCTCCAGTGTAATAATGGGGCATATTGCCCACCAAAGTTTTGCAGCAGATATCAGATATCAGCTGCCATGGCTTTCTTGTCATGGCTTCTGTCTCTGGCTTCAGCTCTATTCAATCTCTGGTTACTCCCCTCCTTGTGA
- the LOC122314062 gene encoding probable CoA ligase CCL6, translating into MSTEVMYTVKVEESRPATHQKPSAGPVYRCIYAKDGLLDLPAGLESPWQFFSDSAKRSPSSPMLGRRQTTDSKVAPYVWLTYQEVYNAAIRMGSAMRSLGVNPGDRCGIYGSNCPEWITAMEACSSQAVTFVPLYDTLGANAVEFIINHAEVSIAFAQENKIPAILSCLPRCSANLKTIVSFSNISSTQKQEAEELGVSCFSWEEFSKLGTLNCELPPKQKTSVCTIMYTSGTTGEPKGVILTNEAIMAEVLSIEHLLFLTDKVATEEDSYFSYLPLAHVYDQIMECYSIYKGCSIGFWRGDIRFLMEDIQELRPTIFCGVPRVYDRIYNGIEKKISSGGAVRKTLFQYAYNYKLGNLEKGLPHDKAAPLLDRLIFDKIKQALGGRVRIMLSGAAPLPRHVEEFLRVTNSTLSQGYGLTESVGGCFTSVANVFTMVGTVGIPITTIEARLESVPEMGYDALSSLPRGEICLRGKTLFSGYHKRQDLTDEVLVDGWFHTGDIGEWQPDGAMKIIDRKKNIFKLSQGEYVAVENIESTYLRCPLITSIWVYGNSFESFLVAVVVPDQKALEDWAVNHHVTGDFNSLCENLKARKYIVDELNNTGHKHQLRGFEMLKAVHLEPNPFDMERDLITPTFKLKRPQLLKYYKDTVDQLYSEAKGIRG; encoded by the exons ATGTCGACGGAGGTCATGTATACAGTGAAGGTTGAGGAATCAAGGCCGGCGACCCATCAAAAGCCGTCAGCAGGGCCTGTGTATAGGTGCATTTATGCTAAAGATGGTCTCCTGGACTTGCCGGCCGGGTTGGAATCTCCCTGGCAATTCTTcag TGACTCTGCTAAGAGAAGCCCCAGCAGTCCAATGCTGGGTCGACGTCAAACCACCGACTCAAAG GTGGCTCCCTACGTATGGCTCACATATCAGGAGGTTTACAACGCAGCCATCCGCATGGGCTCCGCCATGAGGAGCCTTGGTGTCAATCct GGTGATCGCTGTGGTATATATGGATCCAACTGTCCGGAATGGATAACTGCAATGGAG GCCTGTAGCAGCCAGGCCGTGACATTTGTACCGCTATATGACACGCTTG GTGCTAATGCTGTGGAGTTCATCATCAACCACGCTGAAGTTTCAATAGCTTTCGCTCAAGAGAATAAAATCCCCGCT ATTCTATCATGCCTCCCAAGGTGTTCtgcaaatttaaaaa CTATTgttagtttttcaaatatttcgaGCACACAAAAGCAAGAAGCTGAAGAGTTGGGGGTATCTTGCTTTTCTTGGGAAGAGTTTTCTAAGTTG GGAACTTTGAACTGTGAATTACCTCCAAAGCAGAAGACCAGCGTCTGTACAATAATGTATACAAGTGGAACAACAGGAGAACCAAAAGGTGTCATTCTTACAAATGAGGCTATAATGGCAGAAGTACTGTCGATTGAGCACCTACTTTTCCTAACAGATAAAGTG GCTACAGAAGAAGATTCATACTTTTCATACCTTCCTTTGGCCCACGTCTATGATCAGATAATGGAGTGCTACTCCATCTACAAAGGTTGCTCTATAGGATTTTGGCGAGGC GACATCAGGTTTCTGATGGAGGACATCCAGGAACTGAGGCCAACCATATTCTGTGGAGTTCCTAGAGTTTATGATCGTATATACAATG GGATTGAAAAGAAAATCTCATCTGGAGGTGCAGTACGGAAGACATTGTTCCAATATGCTTATAACTA CAAGTTGGGAAATCTAGAGAAGGGTCTCCCACATGACAAAGCAGCACCTCTCTTGGACAGGCTCATCTTTGATAAA ATTAAACAAGCATTAGGGGGGCGAGTTCGTATCATGTTATCAGGTGCTGCACCTTTGCCTAGGCATGTGGAGGAGTTTTTGAGAGTCACCAATTCAACTTTATCCCAAGGATATG GTCTCACTGAAAGTGTTGGTGGGTGTTTTACATCCGTTGCCAATGTATTTACTATGGTGGGAACCGTTGGAATCCCAATCACAACCATTGAAGCCAGGCTTGAGTCAGTGCCAGAAATGGGATATGATGCACTTTCCAGCCTGCCACGTGGGGAGATTTGCCTGAGGGGTAAAACATTGTTCTCCGGTTACCACAAGCGACAAGATCTTACCGATGAAGTCCTTGTTGATGGATGGTTTCATACAG gTGACATAGGAGAATGGCAGCCTGATGGAGCAATGAAAATCATTGATAGGAAAAAGAATATATTCAAGCTGTCTCAAGGTGAATATGTTGCTGTAGAGAACATTGAAAGCACGTACTTGCGATGTCCTCTCATAACATCG ATTTGGGTTTATGGAAACAGTTTCGAGTCATTTCTTGTAGCTGTGGTAGTCCCTGACCAAAAAGCACTAGAGGATTGGGCAGTAAACCATCATGTGACTGGTGATTTCAATTCATTGTGTGAAAACCTGAAGGCAAGGAAATACATTGTGGATGAACTTAATAACACCGGTCACAAACATcaa CTTCGAGGTTTTGAGATGTTAAAAGCAGTTCATTTGGAACCAAATCCTTTTGACATGGAAAGGGATCTGATAACTCCAACATTCAAATTGAAGAGACCACAATTGCTCAAGTACTACAAG GACACGGTTGATCAATTGTACAGTGAAGCCAAGGGAATAAGGGGGTGA
- the LOC122312791 gene encoding cold-regulated 413 plasma membrane protein 1-like codes for MPSPADAVVSKLSTVESLDRISACSTIGRHRFAPPFTPASDLFYGYDTLMENVSDPSQIDFAHHKLLIPDRTNWKTNILTALLIPYIFLSRIFRGEIGRWIAFVAVVLRLFFPRHFPDWLEIPGALILLMVAAPNLIADTLRDSWVGVLICLAIACYLLQEYIRASGGFRHSFTRANGLSNSIGIILLLVYPVWAPVLDIL; via the exons ATGCCTTCTCCAGCAGACGCTGTCGTCTCCAAGCTGTCGACT GTAGAATCACTTGACCGAATATCGGCTTGCTCCACGATTGGAAGGCATCGGTTTGCTCCACCATTCACGCCGGCG TCCGATCTGTTCTATGGCTATGATACCCTCATGGAGAATGTATCTGATCCTTCCCAAATTGATTTTGCCCATCACAAG TTGTTGATTCCGGATCGAACAAATTGGAAAACAAACATTCTTACAGCTCTACTCATCCCATACATCTTCTTGAGCCGCATCTTCAG GGGAGAGATTGGGAGATGGATTGCTTTTGTTGCTGTTGTGTTGCGCCTTTTCTTCCCCCGCCATTTCCCAG ATTGGCTAGAAATTCCAGGAGCGTTGATTCTTTTGATGGTCGCGGCACCTAACTTGATTGCAGATACCTTAAGGGACAGCTGGGTTGGGGTGCTGATATGTCTTGCAATAGCATGTTATTTGCTGCAAGAATACATCCGGGCATCTGGTGGGTTCAGACATTCTTTCACAAGAGCCAATGGCTTATCAAACTCGATTGGTATAATCCTTCTGTTGGTCTATCCCGTCTGGGCACCCGTACTCGATATCCTATAG
- the LOC122313181 gene encoding RING-H2 finger protein ATL65, with protein sequence MMMVPAESPVHVDHPSAPSPAPSTATTATALVNQSMSPPPRLPLQFSPPLIAMVVVVAAAFIVVTYSRLISRHVVPSIIRIIRRCRQWRRRRGARSFLPSSSGDLDSLPYDSPFFEASDGFHVYSPFGLDESIIKTIPLSIYTSKSNRERRDCVVCLLEFEDGDYVRTLPFCSHAFHVDCIDIWLRSHANCPLCRAGIFRSESPFIPLMAARIRPSLDETILRSMTLEPLTEALPESHSSVSEITQCIEEQSPTRNNNYNYNHNSEDRFNGRDFLLKRSYSFGFERSMTSERMVMEPATASPWRYRRGSFWNKRMSPFGSLTKPRVFSFRYYRGMKSPFFRRRGLFPLSESRVRFTGSGGVGGGGGWSSRRSKSMTSPMFMRSSGAGAFSSSRLRCGDPEALLSPERFNGRR encoded by the coding sequence ATGATGATGGTTCCGGCCGAATCACCTGTTCATGTTGATCATCCGTCGGCCCCGTCTCCTGCCCCCTCCACCGCCACCACTGCTACTGCTCTCGTCAACCAATCAATGTCCCCCCCGCCCAGACTGCCGCTACAGTTCAGTCCGCCGTTGATCgcgatggtggtggtggtagcCGCTGCTTTCATCGTCGTTACCTACTCCCGCCTCATCTCGCGCCACGTCGTTCCGTCAATCATCCGTATCATCCGCCGATGTAGGCAGTGGCGGCGCCGACGTGGGGCCCGGTCTTTCCTTCCTTCCTCCTCGGGGGACCTGGACTCGTTGCCCTACGACTCGCCCTTCTTCGAGGCAAGCGACGGTTTTCACGTTTATTCCCCGTTTGGTCTGGACGAGTCCATCATCAAGACCATCCCGCTCTCAATCTATACTTCCAAATCCAACAGAGAGCGCCGTGACTGCGTAGTATGCCTCCTGGAGTTCGAAGACGGCGACTACGTCCGTACGCTCCCGTTCTGTTCCCACGCGTTCCACGTGGATTGCATTGATATCTGGCTCAGGTCTCACGCTAACTGTCCCCTCTGCCGCGCCGGAATATTCCGTTCGGAGTCTCCGTTTATTCCACTGATGGCAGCCAGAATCAGACCGAGCCTCGACGAAACGATCTTACGTAGCATGACGCTTGAGCCTCTCACCGAAGCTTTGCCAGAGTCTCACAGCTCAGTCTCGGAGATAACGCAGTGCATCGAAGAGCAGTCACCGACGAGGAACAATAACTACAATTACAACCACAACTCGGAGGATAGATTCAACGGCCGAGATTTCTTGTTGAAACGGTCGTACTCGTTCGGATTTGAAAGGAGTATGACATCTGAGAGGATGGTCATGGAACCAGCAACAGCTTCACCCTGGCGGTACCGGAGAGGAAGCTTCTGGAACAAACGGATGTCGCCTTTCGGATCGTTGACGAAACCTCGGGTTTTCTCTTTCAGGTACTACAGAGGAATGAAGTCGCCGTTCTTTAGACGGAGGGGATTGTTTCCATTATCGGAGTCGAGGGTGAGGTTTACGGGCTCAGGAGGagttggaggaggaggagggtgGTCATCGAGGAGGAGCAAGTCGATGACGAGCCCGATGTTTATGAGGTCGTCGGGGGCAGGAGCGTTCTCGTCGAGCCGGCTGAGGTGTGGGGATCCCGAGGCGCTGCTGTCACCGGAAAGGTTCAACGGGAGGAGGTAG